In the genome of Streptomyces sp. SAI-127, the window CGGGCGCGGCGGCCGCCGCCCTCGGTTCTCCGTACGTCTCCCTGCTCGCCCGGCCCTCCCTGGGCCCGCTCCTCGCCGCCGGCCGCACGGCCTGGTCGGACGTGCGGCGCGCGCTCACCGCGTGGGTGACCGTGCCGGCGCACCAGGAGGCCGTGGCGGGGTTCTTCCATCCGCTGTCGTCGGTCGACCTCCATCTCCCCTTCGAGGTCGCGGACTACGTCGACTTCTACGCCTCCGAGAACCACGCGCGAAACGTCGGCCAGATGTTCCGGCCCGACGCCGCCGACTCCCTGACCCCCAACTGGAAGCACCTGCCGATCGGGTACCACGGCCGCGCGGGCACGGTGGTGGTGTCGGGGACGGATGTCGTACGGCCGTCGGGACAGCGGAAGGCCGCCGCCGACGCCTCTCCCGTCTTCGGGCCGTCCGTGCGGCTCGACATCGAGGCGGAGGTCGGTTTCGTGGTCGGGACGCCCTCGGAGCTGGGCCGGCCCGTCGGGCTCGGCGACTTCCGGGAGCACGTCTTCGGGCTGTGCCTGCTCAACGACTGGTCCGCACGGGACATCCAGGCCTGGGAGTACGTCCCTCTCGGCCCGTTCCTCGGCAAGTCCTTCGCCACGTCGGTGTCGGCATGGATCACCCCGCTGGACGCCCTGGAGGAGGCGCGGGTGGCGCCGCCGGAGCGGACGCACGAGCTGCTGCCGTATCTGGACGACACCGCTTCCGACGTGGAACCGGGTGGCTACGACCTGCGGATCTCCGTCGCGGTCAACGGCCACGTGGTGTCGGAGCCGCCGTTCTCCTCCATGTACTGGACGGCGGCCCAGCAGTTGGCCCACATGACGGTGAACGGGGCCTCGCTGAGGACGGGTGACCTGTACGGCTCGGGAACGGTGAGCGGGCCCTCGGCGGGCGAGCGGGGGTCGCTGCTGGAGCTGACCTGGAACGGCCGGGACGCGCTCGAACTCCCCGACGGCAAGCGGACCTTCCTGGAGGACGGGGACGTGGTGACGCTGTCGGCGTGGGCTCCCGGTCCGGGCGGGGTCCGGGTGGGGCTGGGGGAGGTGGTGGGGCGGGTGGTCTCCGGGGAGGTGTGAGGCGTCCGGTGCTGTTCGAGTCCTGCCGTTGGGCGTCCGCTCACGGCATACTGGCGGCGGGCGGCATACGTGGGACGACGTACCGACCGCCCTGCGGCACCTCACCACCCAGCCCCA includes:
- the fahA gene encoding fumarylacetoacetase, which translates into the protein MPPFDVPFDVPEGDPFGPHNLPYGVFSPPGSSDRTVGVRLGDQVLDAGAAAAALGSPYVSLLARPSLGPLLAAGRTAWSDVRRALTAWVTVPAHQEAVAGFFHPLSSVDLHLPFEVADYVDFYASENHARNVGQMFRPDAADSLTPNWKHLPIGYHGRAGTVVVSGTDVVRPSGQRKAAADASPVFGPSVRLDIEAEVGFVVGTPSELGRPVGLGDFREHVFGLCLLNDWSARDIQAWEYVPLGPFLGKSFATSVSAWITPLDALEEARVAPPERTHELLPYLDDTASDVEPGGYDLRISVAVNGHVVSEPPFSSMYWTAAQQLAHMTVNGASLRTGDLYGSGTVSGPSAGERGSLLELTWNGRDALELPDGKRTFLEDGDVVTLSAWAPGPGGVRVGLGEVVGRVVSGEV